The sequence AATTCTCAACTTTTTGGCCACAGGCACAAAGAAAAGGTTGGCAATTACAATGCCGTACAAGGTGGTAAGAAAAGCTGCAGCCACTGCGCTGCCCAGTTCATCGGGCGAATCCATTTTAGATAAGGCAATAATTAACCCCAAAACAGTACCGATAATACCAAAGGTAGGGGAATAGCCTCCGGCAGTAGCAAACCAGGATACGCCCTGGGCGTGTCTTGATTCCATTTCCTGAAGGTCGGTTTCCATTATTTCAATTATCTTATTGGAATCTACCCCGTCTACTGCCAGTTGAAGTCCTTTTTTAAAAAACCTGTCTTTTATCTCCCCTAATCTTTTTTCCACTGCCAGCAAGCCCTCTTTTCTGGCCAGCACAGCAAAATCAACAACAGTATTAATGGTTCCCCCGTAATCTATATGATGTGTTTTAAATGCTTTCCCTAAAGTGTTTTTAAATACTTTTATGGTTGCACTTAAATGAAAGCTCATGGTAGTGGCACCCAGGGTCCCTACAAATACGATAACTGCTGCTGCCAGCTGAAAGTAGGAAGAAATATTGCCGCCAGATAGAAATATTCCCACCAGTATAGCTATTAAGGAAACTAATAACCCAGATATAGTTGCAATATCCATAATTAATAACACCTTCTCAAGTATTAATCGGCACTTTTACCTTTATTTTGAAGACCATTTGTTTTTTTAATTTGTTTAACCTGAATTCTTTGCTTAAACTTAACTATTTCCCCTAATATCTGCGCAATTTTTTCCCTGACTATATATTTATTGCCGTTAGTCAGGGTGATAACCGTGTCCGGGATCTCTTCCACGCTTTCAATTAGGTCAGAATTAATCAATATTTTGGTATCATCCAGTCTATGTAGCTCTATCATGTCTTCCTTTCTTTCGGGGAGCACTATTACAGCTGCTCCCCGATTAATTTATTCCCTGCTCCATAAATTCAGGCTAACGGCCTACTTTTTCATTCTCACCAGTTCCTGAAGCATCTCGTCTGAAGCAGAAATTATTTTTGAATTAGCCTGGAAACCTCTCTGGGCTACGATCATGTCAGCAAATTCCTTGGCTAGGTCTACATTGGACATCTCTACCGTTCCCACAATTATCTGTCCCCTTCCCTCTGAATCCGACTGCCCAATAAGGGGCATGCCTGAATTATTGGATTCAGCATAAAAGCTGTTACCCACATTGAGGAGACCGCTGGGATTCTTAAAAGTAGCCAAAGCAAGCTGCCCCAGGCTCTTATTTTGGCCATTGGAAAATACACCCGTAATTTCTCCATTGCTCCCTATGGATATTGTCTGCAAAGTACCGGATACATTACCGTTTTGTCCAACAGCAGCAGCAGTGGCACTATCCGAGGAAAACTGGGTTAACCCATCTACATCACCGATAGTACCAAACTCCGGTACTATGTTTATGGTATCCGCACCGGCGGGAGTAAGTGAAATGGGAGGCGTATTATCATTGGTAATGGTTTTAATACTTCCATTTTCATTAAATTCAATAGTTCCATCCCCTACTACTCCTGTGGGCTCTACTGCGGACCAGCTCCACTGGTTCTGGCCTGTCTTTTCGAACTCTACTACCAGATCATGGAAGTTGCCCTGCGAGTCTATTACTTCAATGGGGGCAGTAAAGGTATCTCCAATCTCAGCAGTAGTAGGCAGGTTGCCGCTGAAACTAACCCTGGTAGTAGCTACCGGCTCTATAACCTGGTTTATAGGTATATTAATATTGGTTACCGCCACATTGGTATTTATGTTACCTTCACTATCCGCCATCCATCCCTGTACCACCGAACCATCAGCAGGATTTACAAGATTTCCTTCAGAATCAAAAGTGAAGTTGCCAGCCCTGGTATAGTATGTTCCAGTTCCCGATTTAACAATGAAAAAACCCTCCCCCTGAATAGCCATATCAGTTACCTTCCCGGTGGACTGCAGGTTACCCTGGGCAAAATTACAGTCGATACTGGACATCTTGGAGCCCAATCCTATCTGTACCGGGTTAGATCCCCCGGTATTCTCGGTAGCCCCTGAAGCACCTTTAACCGTCTGGCTGAGCATGTTCTGGAAACTGACAGAACTGCTTTTATAGCCGATGGTGTTTATATTGGCAATATTGTTGCCGATAACATCCATCATAGATTGATGTATCCTCAAACCTGAAACTCCTGAAAACATTGAACGCATCATAATAAATGACCTCCTATTAGTTTTTTCCGAGCCTTCCTCTAAACAGAGGTCCGGGCTCTTATAGAATTACTACTCCGTCTACATTGGTTATAATCCTGTCTTTTAAACTCTCTTTCTTTAAGGCTGTTATAACCGTTTTATTCCTTATGCTTACAATCAGGGCAGTGTCTTTAAGCATTACCAGGGATTCTTTTAAGCCTTTATCCGACGCTTTGCCTACCGCCTGCCTAAGACCCTGAAGCTCAGAATTAGACAACTGTATGCCTCTGGAATTTATCCTATCTAAAGCATGCTTGGAAAATTTGACCTCATGGTTTAATTTTGTTTCCAAGGTCTGGGCAAAGCCTTCTGGCCCCATGGCCTGTGAACGACTGGCCTGGGCAGCTTTTTCTACTATTTGTTTGTATCCTACTTGTTTAATGCTTTCCATAATTATTTAACCTGCCTGTTCTTCTTCCGCTAAATCCGGGGGTGCACTTATGCTTATTACCTGGCTTATGGAAACCAGCTCCCCTCCTACTGCCAGCCAAGGGGTTCCTCCAAATATTTCAATGCCTTCCACCGTCCCCATAAAAACCTCGAAATTATCATTTTCCCAGTATATCTCCTTACCTGCCAAGCCTTGGGCATATACTGAATCAAATCTGTTATTTAGATTCATTATCTGTTCCAGTATATTAAACTGGGCAGCTTGAGACAGAAACTCAGAATTGTCAGCAGGGGCCAGGGGGTCCTGGTATTTAAGCTGTGCCGTTATCAATTTAAGAAATTCACTCTTGCCCATTTGCCCCCAGTTGGACTCACTAACTGTGTGCTGGCTGTAATTGTTATCCGGATTAACCGATGTTATTTCCATATGACTCACCTCCATTTATATCAGCATGTTAATATAGCGCGATGACTGGCCCCAGCTGCTATAATCAATAGGATCCGCCACACTCAGCCCTGCAGCCTGGACCGCCTGGTTTAGATTGGTCTTCCCCATAGCAGGGTCAATATAGCTTTGATAGGCCTGGGATTGGCTAAAGCTGTTAAAGTGTTCTACATTTACCATAATTTGGCCCACCTCTATTCCCTTTCCTGTCAGATAGCCTTTCAGGCTATTTAGGCTATGATTGAGAATATCGCCTGTATCCTGGAACTGGGGTTTAATTATTATGTCTATTTTCTGCTGGTTGAGGGTCAGTTTTATACTGATCTTACCCAGAGATTCAGGTTTCAACTCTAATTTTAGCTGTTTGCTGTCATTTCCCTGGGACAACTGAACCTCTTTATGGATTAAGGGGGCCAATTCCTCCAACGTTATAGGTTGATTAACTATTTCCATGTTTGGGCTTCCTGCTTCATTGGTTAATTCCACCGGTTCTTTTACAATTTTGGTCTTGAACCTG is a genomic window of Actinomycetota bacterium containing:
- a CDS encoding motility protein A, with product MDIATISGLLVSLIAILVGIFLSGGNISSYFQLAAAVIVFVGTLGATTMSFHLSATIKVFKNTLGKAFKTHHIDYGGTINTVVDFAVLARKEGLLAVEKRLGEIKDRFFKKGLQLAVDGVDSNKIIEIMETDLQEMESRHAQGVSWFATAGGYSPTFGIIGTVLGLIIALSKMDSPDELGSAVAAAFLTTLYGIVIANLFFVPVAKKLRINSEAEVREKQLMLRGILGIQSGANPRLIKEELMVFAQSAPKQEKSFFNLKKAKKSEVKQKK
- a CDS encoding flagellar FlbD family protein, which codes for MIELHRLDDTKILINSDLIESVEEIPDTVITLTNGNKYIVREKIAQILGEIVKFKQRIQVKQIKKTNGLQNKGKSAD
- a CDS encoding flagellar hook protein FlgE gives rise to the protein MMRSMFSGVSGLRIHQSMMDVIGNNIANINTIGYKSSSVSFQNMLSQTVKGASGATENTGGSNPVQIGLGSKMSSIDCNFAQGNLQSTGKVTDMAIQGEGFFIVKSGTGTYYTRAGNFTFDSEGNLVNPADGSVVQGWMADSEGNINTNVAVTNINIPINQVIEPVATTRVSFSGNLPTTAEIGDTFTAPIEVIDSQGNFHDLVVEFEKTGQNQWSWSAVEPTGVVGDGTIEFNENGSIKTITNDNTPPISLTPAGADTINIVPEFGTIGDVDGLTQFSSDSATAAAVGQNGNVSGTLQTISIGSNGEITGVFSNGQNKSLGQLALATFKNPSGLLNVGNSFYAESNNSGMPLIGQSDSEGRGQIIVGTVEMSNVDLAKEFADMIVAQRGFQANSKIISASDEMLQELVRMKK
- a CDS encoding flagellar protein, with amino-acid sequence MESIKQVGYKQIVEKAAQASRSQAMGPEGFAQTLETKLNHEVKFSKHALDRINSRGIQLSNSELQGLRQAVGKASDKGLKESLVMLKDTALIVSIRNKTVITALKKESLKDRIITNVDGVVIL
- a CDS encoding flagellar hook capping FlgD N-terminal domain-containing protein, with the translated sequence MEITSVNPDNNYSQHTVSESNWGQMGKSEFLKLITAQLKYQDPLAPADNSEFLSQAAQFNILEQIMNLNNRFDSVYAQGLAGKEIYWENDNFEVFMGTVEGIEIFGGTPWLAVGGELVSISQVISISAPPDLAEEEQAG